The window CTGGCCCTAGTGTTGGAACTGATGAGTTTAATTTAAGCTATTCTATTACTTTGCCAAGATTCTTCACATTAAATCAAAGGAAGACAATCACCTGATCTTGcaacagttgttaataataccccTAAGGTCTGCAATCCAGtgacttcatatttattttaaagttgctAACCTACTATGAGTGACATATAACTCATCAGAATATGTTGTGGTTCACTAAAACCTGTTAATCGCACTGTGCTGTGAACCACCCATATCATCTAGAAGCTTGTAAGAAACAAAGATTCCAAACTCCATTCAGAGGAGCTTGATCAGAATGTGCATTTTGAGAAGTCCTTGGCTTATCATGATGGTCCAAGCTTTATGACTAATTAGTAAGTTTAGAGTTGACAGGAATCTACTTGAATGGAAATTAGACAATTGGGGAAATTATCAGTGGTAATAATTATCAGCTCTTTTCTCAAGAGCTTAttctcagagaaatgaaaatccttGGAGAATATTTGTCCCCTTAATGCTTGTTACATGGCAAATCTAAACTCTGTACATAAACTCTTCATGGCACATCAATCTGGAGTTTGTAAAAGGTGACTTTGAAGCCAGTCTGAAGCTGGGAAGCACAAACTGAAAAGTTAAACTTGGAAGTGCTGACAGGTTTGTGGACAAGCTTCAAAGCACCTGAGAGACTGCAGCATGCTGGGTTCCAGAGACTGCAAACATCAAGCTAGTGCTCTTTTCTTCCAAGTCAAAGAGGACACTGGAAATCAAAGTTGGCATTGAGGTTTCAGGCAGAAGAGAGGTGAGTGTGATCATTCACCTGTATTTGGAGACTCCTTGGTCTGGGAGTAAGTGCTGTGAACATTTAGGAATATATTCCCCAATAATTaaactcatttatttaattattcatattttcacaAAATGCTTTTTTATCTTCCTATGATATGCCAGATGTGTGTTAGTCAGGAAATGAGGGAGAATAACTCTGATCATTATCTAGCATATAATGTAgttcacagttttaaaaaatgtgctgttTATCTCCAGGTGTGGCGCCTGTAGTCCTGGCTCTAGGGAGGCTGAGAATCACTTGAGTCCATGAATTGGAGCATCTTGTGTaacagtgagaccttgtctaattcaaaataaataagtaagtaaataaatgctgTTTAGAAATTATAACATTCTGAGCATTAATAGGAAAGCCTGCTCAATTACAAGAAATTGAAGAATGTTTCTATCATGACTACAATTTTGAGTTATCATAACTGATTTGatagttccatttattttattttattttattttattttatttttgaagagttAAAATGTCTAAACATCATCCTCAAAGATGCTGATTTAATACATCTAGTATAAGGAGAGCAAGGTATAAGGATTAAAGAAGTAAAACATCCAGAACCTCTCTGtgttaagaaaattttgaaagttgACAAATAgagtttgagaatatttttaaaagttccaaaACTATTAAGGACACATTTAGAATAGAATTCAAATGTCAATTATTAGAATGAGAAAGGAAGGGGAGGTACCAGTTTAATTCAAGTACCTTCACATGTGATGTGGAATGTTGGTATGATATTCAAAGTTGTTAGTTCTAGAGACACCAATATGAGCAAATTTTAGAGCTACAGACATAATCTTCaggagaactggaaaaaaattatttacttgagCTTTTCTACAGAGAATAAGTTGTCTCTGGAGAACAAGGCTAAGAACACAGGGAACTTCTACTTTTATTTGTACACACATTtacgtattttttaaaaaaaatttgtaattgtagatggacagcatgcctttattttatttgtttcatttttatgtggtgctaaggattgaaacccagtgcctcacacatgctaggcaaatgctctgccacttagctacCCCagctgtatatttttttttaaagagagagaggagagagagagagagagagagagagagagagagagagagagagagagagagagagaattttttaatatttatttttcagttctcggcagacacaacatctttgtttgtatgtggtgctgaggatccaacccgggctgcacatatgccaggcgagcgcgctaccgcttgagccacatccccagccctccagctgtatatttttatattcataatttttagttAATACCACAATCTTCCAACAATCTCTGACTCTGAGGATGAATCATACTGAGAAGCCCCTCAATTAATAGTCTTTGTGCTCAAAgatgttgtatgtgtgtgtaaagcaATCAATCCTATAATCAAGCCTTATCCACGACCATATTATGAGACCCTGTGCCACCAGCCTTTATGGAATAAAAAACTCTGTTCATGTCAAGTCAATATTGAGTAACTGTAATATTGGCTTTAACATAAGAGTTCCTAAAGCGAGACGAGTTGGATGCTACAAAGCTGGGTATTCACTGATCCTATATGTGGATGTTCCATGGGGACAGATTCGGGGAGAAAGGATATAAGGCATGAACTTGAAATATCACAACAACACAATTAGTGAATCAGAGTTAATTGAATCATGTATACTGTGAAATCTCATGACCAGAcaactgattatttttaaattccattggAAATGTTATACAAACTGACCACATTCTGTATTATGAAtaaaacctcagcaacttacaatTACTTATATAATTCAGAGTATATTCAGTGaccaaaatgaaatcaagaaagacatttttaaaaagaaatagaaaaaaaaccctgtaGACATCTATAAAAATTTGTGTCTgttccatttacatgaaaaaatgaaacagaaattatagaatattttaaactgaTAAGTCATAAGTTTGATGTGTTAAAATTTGTGAGATACTGCTAAAGTGAGGCTTTGAGGTAAACTCATAagtaaaatacatagaaaataaaatcataaagattattaataaaataatttagaaaatataaataatttaaataaaaatataactcatAAAATCAATAttgcaaaagtttattttaattgagTAGTAAGACTGATAAGCTTTGATCACGACAAAAATAGAAGAATCTTAACTTACTTGTTTCCAGAATGAAGAAATAGGAATCACTGTGTAGtctacaaattctttttttttaatcttaaaaaaatcattatgaaaaACATAATGCAATGCATTGTATAATTTGTaaggtaaataattttttatttcaacttaGGAAAGTTGAGAAGAAGGATAAAATCTGAAGAAATGAtacttattaaataaattcaatcctttattaaaaatttgCACACAGAGAACCACAGGTCTAGACTGCTACATCAGTGAATATGTCTATTTTGAAATCCATTCCCAAAGGTGAAAATGTTAATAcagttcattttatttcctatgtttATGGTTTGCACCTTTTTAATGCTTGGTAGTAATGCTTTTTAGTGACTAATAGTATTCCATTCTATACATATACCACAATTCATCCATCAATACATCTTGAATTAACATTTAGGTCATTGCTAATTTTTGATTGGTGTGAATTAAATTGCCAAGAACTCTTTGTTCAAGAGTTTGCAAAGacaattgttttatatatttcttaagtaAACATTGAGAAGCAGAGTTGTtagattatataattattttctttttaaatttacaagaACATGCCAAGATGTTTTCCAAAACTGACTTTGTATGAAAAGCACTGTTCTTCCTCAGAAAAACTTGGTATATCCAgctgatttcattttgtttttgatgttttccatttaCCTGGATTTGTAGTGCTTCTTTATTATGGTGTGGATTTATTCCATTGATGATAAAGTACAGTGGATATATTTCATACCCTCTTTATctagttatatatattttcctatatctgttcatatttcactttttttactGCTTCTTTATTATGGTGTGGATTTATTCCATTGATGATAAAGTACAATGGATATATTTCATACTCTCTTTATctagttatatatattttcctatatctgttcatatttcactttttttttttacatttggttatcttttgttatggtttagatgtgagatgtccccccaaagctcatgtgtgataccatgcaaaaacaaaaaaaagtttagaggtttATATAAGAGCCtgaatctaatcagtgcattaatccccagATAGGAATTAACTAGGTGTTGACCGTAGGCCGATAGGGTGTCACAGGAGGAGGTGGTCCCTGGGGGTTTGCTTTTAGGGTATGGATTTTATACTCATTGAGCAGAGATCTCTCTGCTTATgttgtcctgagctgctttcctcttctgcACCCTTtcaccttgatgttctgcctcacctctagcacagagcaatggagttggctgtctttGGGTAGAgacctgtgaaactgtgagcccccagataaactttttctcctctaattgttttagttagttttttttttttgatagcagCAATgccaaagctgactaaaacatctttataataaaaattatacattatttatatattttaggaaaaattcttTTTCCAGACATATGTATTACCTTGagcttgccttttcattttcttgacagtatctttaattttgttttaaatgttgatgaaatacaattgaattatttcttatgaggttttgtggggttttttgtttgtttgtttctgtaatttatgtgcatatatattctTTCTAAGAAATTGTGAGCTGTTTTAAGATCTCCAGAATTttcttctgtgtgttttttttttttaactggatgCTTTATAGTTCAGCTTTTATCTTCGATCTGGTTCATTTCAGATTGATTTTGCTCTGAAACATGTTGAGATTTTTAGATTTtccatatttctcatttttttgtaatTCAATTCCAATCCATTTGGAATTTTACTTTTGGTGTATGTAAAATAGCaaatgtgagaaatagaaagtctatTGATCCATTTTCAGTATATAATCTTAATTGGATCtaattgtagccattttaattCTAGCCCTTCTTTTTGAtcaccccaattttaaaattagccaattgcATAGATCATAACCCTGAGCTACAATGAAGGGCAGCGCTAAGTTAGGGATGTGAACAGAcagactgccccccccccccccccccgcaggcaGCTTGTTTGCCAGGTTCTGGTAGTACACCCTTCGGGCGCGGGTAAATGTCTTCCTTGCCCAGCCACTTTCCTGCACACGTTTCATTTCTTGTGGCACCTCAGTATTTCTAACAGTTTAAGTCACCTATTTATTATTCAAGAAGAAAagggataaatttttaaattctataattctGAATTTTGTGCACCTGCTTTGTACTTGCTTCTAATTCACAGAAGTTGAAggactagaaaggaaaaaatgagattcTGAGgtagctgattctaaaatttgaaatcagaaaTTATCACTTATTTTCCAATTGGTAGACTTAAAAGTCTCCACCAGTTTTATTACAAGGTAGGTAATATTGTTCTCTCTTACGAATTTGAAATCCACAGCATGAAGACATCATCTTACTTGCTCAAAGGATGTCAGGTGGTAAGTGTGTGAACAAAGGACTTTGACCCTAAGGCCTGGCCATTTAACCTCTAGTCATCTGCTTCCCTCAAAGGAAAGCAAAGGTATTTGGTCCCTGAATCATTAAATAGCTAACTGTGAGACACTCCACTTGGTGATACACACGGTAGACTTTATAGATCATGCTTCATCTTAATATATTTGAAACCCTCAATATTTTGTGTGGAAACCTTATTTGTTGATactatgttaaaaataattgaaaactcaGGTAGGTTCACCCCTACCTGAAATTAGTTTTAGGTTATTAAACGCCATAGCAGTCAAGCAGGGcttattcttttcaaaatgttaCTTTCCCAGCTTCACTTATTCACAGTTGCTTCTCTAAATACATTTCCAGGTCTTAACCTAGAAATTGAAACATTGAAATTATACACTTGGAAGGTTTTCAATTATTATGAacataagttaaatattttatataaaataattattgtgtttgaaagaaagtttaaaatattgaattgtaacaaattttatttaaacaaattcatCCAGAGTGAAATAATCACATAGAAATCAAGGAGCACCCTCCTGCACAAAGAGAATAGCAATCAACTACATCCATCAACCAtgtttttctgtctccttcagAAATTAAACAGaggacatggcaacaggaaaTCACTCCACAGTAGCTGAGTTTCTCCTCGCTGGGTTAACTGACAAACCAGAGCTCCAGCtacccctcttccttctcttcctaggAGTCTATGTGCTCACAGTGGCAGGGAACCTGGGCATGATCACACTAATTGGGCTCAGTTCTCACCTGCACATCCCCATGTACTATTTTGTCAGCAGTCTGTCCTTGATTGATTTGTGCCATTCTACTGTGATCATCCCCAAAATGCTGGTGAACTTTGTGACAGAGAAGAACATCATCTCCTACCCTGAATGCATGACTCAGctctatttctttctcatttttgccATCTCAGAGTGTTACATGTTGGCTGtaatggcctatgaccgctatgtggccatctgtagcCCACTGCTTTACCATGTCATCATGTCCTACCAGACCTGCCTTTCCTTGATTTTAGGGGTGTATATTATAGGTGCAGTTTGTGCATCAGCTCATACAGGTTGCATGATTAGGATTCATTTCTGCAAAATGGATGTGATCAACCATTATTTCTGTGATCTTATATCTATTCTAAAACTCTCCTGTTCTAGCACTTACATCAATGAATTACTGATTCTAGTCTTTAGTGGCATTAATATCCTTGCCCCCAGTATGACCATACTTAGTTCCTACATCTTCATCATAGCCAGCATCCTGCGCATTCGCACCACTGAGGGCAGAGCCAAAGCCTTCAGCACGTGCAGCTCCCACATCTCTGCTGTTGCTCTCTTCTTTGGATCTGCTGCATTCATGTACCTGCAGCCATCAGCAGTCAGCTCCATGGACCAAGGAAAAGTGTCCTCTGTGTTTTACACCATTATTGTGCCCATGCTGAACCCTCTGATCTATAGCCTGAGGAACAAAGATGTCAATGTCGCCCTGAAGAAAatgctggagaaaagaaaatttctgtgaGGAGAAATAACatgaagaatatttattatatctaAATCTTTGGCTATTACATTATACAAATTGATATATTTCATCAGTCTATCTATCATTATTCTCCTTCTAtgaacttaatttattttttctgtgaccTTATTAATGTCATTtatctttaggtttttctctCATAAGTATCACTGAGACACAAATTAGTAAAATACAATGCCATGTATACATGAAACCACCCATCCATCTCCATTaccttctccatttttcccatttgtttgATGAAAAACATAATCCTCAGCATAATTGAAACACCATCCTCCAAATGTGATTACCAATCTATTTTCCTCTAGGCACTCAAAAAATCACACAAATCATATCAATAGTATGTATGTTATCTTTAGCATTTGCATATATTCcacctaaaaagtttttttctacCATATTCGATTCAtgcattttcttttgagaatttttcttctactattttccttaaaaaaataaaacctaatcaaaaattaaaatatgaattatagaTCCATGTCCATATTGTGATTATGCCCAATCCAATATACCTTGctttattgtttattattctaGTTTTAGAATAACTGCCTGCTATTGTCCAGTTCTTCACTGGACTATAACCTCCAAGAAGGTAGTGCTCTGCATATATTACTCAGGCTTCAGCTTCAGTAGCTAGATCCCTAGTAACCCCTTGATAATCTTctcctataaaatatttatatgaaagtcAATATATATCCTGTATAGTTGTTACTCATGAACCCATTCAAGTACTACACCCCACTTTTTGTTGTTAAGTCAAATATATTATGCCTAAGTTTTCAAGAATATTCAAGATATTTGGTATCATCCTTAGTTATTTCTAAACACCAATTTAGAAATATTCGTCTTGAGTTACTTATGCAATAAATCTTAGCACCATTGTGAATTCTAGATTACTAAGTCCTTAGATCCCATTGATAACCAAGAATTCTCCCAAGCAAGTCTAATTTATTCTTGAATTCAGACATGCACATGAGACACACATTTTCAATAGACTTGAAATCCAATGAGCCAACATGATAAATCATGTGGCAGAGTGATGTCTGAGACCCAAACAACACAGTGTATACTACTATACCCACTGCAGGAAACAAAACCACCCACACAGGCAAGAAGAAATTCCTGTTCTCTCTAGACTTAAGAGGGAGGGTACtaactaagtaaaaataaaacctttgttTGCTGTATCCAAGGATTATTATATTTAtcttctttcccattttctttttgtcttttgaggGATGATAGAAGTGATTAAGTTTCTCTGCTTGTCTTCCAGCTTACCTAAAATGCAGCCTGTTTTTATCTATATCTTTGTTCACAGACCTTTACGTATTCAATTTGTATTATGTTGAAACCCTCAGCTGGAGGGAAGATAGGAGAATAAGTCTGACATATAAAAGGCAGTTTCCTGGCCATTCTAAAACTAACACAGTGCACTAATAATATAAACTATATCAGGAGCTTCATTATCCATGGACTTTATCTCTGAGTCATCAAAACTCCTGGTGTGAATCCCTTAATCCTATTTAAGATTGAGTTAAATGATTTCtctaaacaaaaccaaactatTGGTTTACTTGTTATTACAAATGTATGTCCAGATAACTAATGCAAAATGTGTCAAAATGATAGAGAAAAGTAGACTTTAAAGACTAAAAGAACTTAAACATCATTTCTTAAGAGAATACATTTTTGATACTTGAACTAAATTACTTTATACACCGTCCCTCTCCTCTTGCTTTTAGATTACTGCCgccttttcttttaattagttatacatgacagtagaatacagtttgatacatcatatataatggaatataatttctgattgttctggttatacatgatgtagaatcacacaagttgtatagtttttattatttatttcaattgaCAAAAAAGTATGTATTTACTGTATATAACTTGATGCTTTGATATGTATGCACATTACAGAATGGCTAAATGAAGCTAATAAACATAGTCTCTGTCTCACATGTTTATAATTTCCATGATGAGAACATCTAAAaatctactttctatttttattggttctttttagttatacataacaatacaatgcattttgatataattatacaaacatggaatatattttatgataattaGGACCCAATTCTTATAGATGtccacaatggtgggattcactgggttattttcatatgtgtacacaggaaaattatgtcaaattcatttcacaccactgtctttcctttcctaTGCCTGCTCCGTGTATACAACATTTTGGTATTAACTGTAGTCATTTTGCTGCAAAACAGGTCTCCCAACTCAGGATATGGTTGTGTAACAACTGCTCAGACTCAAGACTCAGTTAACTGAGGTGCAAgctgattggtttttttttttatttttttcttctgtaaattgcTTGCTTGCTAACTGGAAAATTCCAGCCCTGCATAGGTCCCACTAATATTGTTTTAACTTCTGTGATTGACTTGCTTGCAAGAGTTTCTCTCTTCTTAAAAAGATCCCCATAATTCCATACCTATATATTTACCTATgggaaatgaaagcatatgtttataaaaatacttGTACAAGAATATTCACAGTTTATTTGTAGTAGTGTAATACATATGTTCCTTGATGTGTTATATTCACACTTATGTTTTTTTGATGTTGTGATGGTATGAAAGAAAtttgcattcagtagaaaccatgcTTTGAATTTTGCATTATCATCTTTTCCAGACCCGCAGACATGTAGTATGACATTCATGATGCTAGGCAATGTCAGAAAACTGCAGCTCCCAGTTATCTATATAATCATAAAGGGATACAAGCAATACTTCTTGGTGTGCTGTGCTGCTAAGCTAGGATGGTCAGTAGCTTAGGTATACCAAATACTGTGTTTTTTTACAATATTGTCAATTTGTTATGAGTATATCAGATGTAACCCCATGGTAAGCCAAAGAGTATCTCTAACTGGAAATGACACAAATGTCTATCACTATAAAACACTTGTAGCCACAAGTGCCCATTGCATTGCCCATCCAATGTAATGCTACTCGTTAATCAAAGCAATTAACAACTGATACATGTGCAGCAACACAAGGGAATTTCAAAAAAGTACCTCTATACAATCTGTTAATATAAAACCAtagaaaatgcaaacaaatcaccaggcttggtggcacatgctttgtaatcccagcagctcaggaggctgaggcaggaggatggcgcgtttaaagccagcctcagcaaaaacgaggcactaagcaactcggtgagaccctgtgtaaataaaatacacaaaataaggccggggatatggctcagtgttcaagtgcctctgagttcaatccccagcaccacccaaaaatagaaaatacaaacaaatctATATTGACAGAAAGCAGATAATTGTGTACCTTTGAACAGAAATGATAGATTGTCAAGTGGCAGATTACCGTCTATTAATGGTGATTATGTTCATTAGTTTTATTTGTACTGATGATTTCATGTTATATGTGCTTATGTATACTGACTTACACAAGTGATGATGgttttttgtatgtgtatatacacaccacatatatacatatatataaatttatgtttacGCAAATACACAACTTACCAAGACACCAATAGGTCTCCTACACACTATTCTATACATGCCAGAGACAATAGTATCTCTGACTTACCAATCTTTTATTTGTACtctaaaaattctcaaaaagaattttaagattttataatttataattttaagattttcttcaaaaacaataataaagtcCTTATCTGGGGATATAGATCATTGGTAAAGGGTTTGTGTGAGGTGGTAAAAGTGACATCCAACACAAGATAAAACTAACaatgatgataacaataataataatacaatggaAAATATGGACAATAATTGTATGCTAACTACATAATTGCACATAATTATGTCAACTATATCCCGATAAAACTCATtaatctcaaataaaaatttgataaccattttaaagaaaataaacagattaaAAGCTATTGATTAATTACTTTTTCTCATAATATGTTATctatactttattatttaaatatctttttaatgtacATTCCCATGTAGTACTTAAATTACTGGGTATAGAAGGCTTTTcaatattaattacattaaatatctCTTGTCAAGAATAATTTAGTACTTTATTTTGTATCCATATCAATTGATGCTTGCTGAGAGGAACAAAAGATTAAATTCTGAGAGCAGGAATGCAAAACATGAAGTATGGCCTAAAAAATTTAGTAATTTACATTTATGGTGATTCTATCATTGATGCTCAACTTTGTCCTCAATAAaccatgggagagagagaaatgaatagaTCAGAACCTTCTTCATAAACACAGATCTGAAGCCTGTTTCTAAATTGATGTGTTTACAGcttctaagtttttattttatatgtaattatcttagaaatgaaggaaaggagaagacTACCTATGAAAAATAGGTTTCTGCTCATATTGTAGGAAAAAGAGTTATCCAGAAAGGCAGAGGAAAAGACTGAAGACAAATTCTGCTCTGAATTAAAGTTTGGACAAGACCACTTATATAACAGCTGACCTTGCTGAAATCAGTGAATTCACTGACTGCTTCCTTTGTCTCAAGCATAATTGGGacaattttattaattctacaaAGACAACTTAGCCATGGTCTTTGACCATGGAATTCACACATCATGGGAAGAGCTGAACATAACATGGAATCATTCATAACAAAAAGTGTAATAACAATGTTAGGCACTTTTATACATCTGTTTATGTGTCAGGCATTAATTGGAACACATTAATCTATTAAGTCATCAAATTCTCCCAAAAGCAACCTCTAGAAAGGCTTTGCAGAAAGGTCATATGCAAGTCACACCTTTAATAGTGAACAAAATATATCATggaacagaagaaatgaaagatgttAATGCAGGCAAAGAGGTGAGAGAAAATAACTCCTTATGGTCATTAACAACCAGAAGAGAGGAGGTACTAGTGAAACAACCTTAAACAAAAGTGCTGAAATTTCACAAGTAGGTGACACTATGTAAAGCTAAGGAGATTTAACTGTGGTAGTAACTGTAGACAATATGAATCCATTCAAGGTGTTAAAGCAGAGGAATTTCAAGTGAGACTAGTCTGCACTGAGAGTACTTATCAGACTATACATGACATTTGCATTTGTTGGAAATACTGAGCCAGCTCTGTCTGCACACTTTATCGATATAGAGCTTCGTATATTGGTCTGGGTCAGTCATCCTCAGGGGATTCCCCAAACCTGAAACTGACCTCATATATTAGATCTGTATATCTGGTTTACTtagtttatttaacaaacatgAGAAGAAGCTGGAACAAAATCACAAGATGTCTAATTGCTCTATTCTCATTCATTCAACCGTATCAACATTTTTCCCCCCTCAGGAggcattgtgttttgttttgttatatgtTACCATGTTGGCTGATGAGTTTCAAAGTTCTTGCACAAGTCTATAAACATGCTAATCTACATAGAAGATGGGAAGTGGCAGAGGGAAAGAGATCAGCTTCAGGAGCGGAGACTCCTTCAGAAAAGGATTCCTAGTCCAAGTGGAAAATAGACCCAAAACAACCCGAAGTGAAACTACAGATTAATAACTATTTTATCTTATTGAATGGAAAACATTATGGGCAGCAGGATGCAACTGATATTCATGCACATAAAACACATGACCACTGGATGTATAAGTAAAACCCTGAGAATCTCAATGTCTTCTGCTCACACCCAAATGACCATCATCACTTCACTTCTGCCCATCACCAAATTTCTCCAGCTAGTGACTTAATATCTAAGCAACCACTTATTTTTTGCCTCGTGGTAATCTTAGTACAATGCTCTTTCTTGTGACCCTAAGAACCAAATATATATGCACCGGTACAGACTCTTCTGACAAGACTCCATGACACAAGCTTAGGCGAGTTGCCCTTCACTTCTGTGCCCCAAAGTTCATATACTCACTCATCCTGTCCTTCAAACTGCCCACATATTAATCTTTAGTTGTCTGTCAAGGATATTATATTTTCTAGACTtgtttaaagaagagtaaaaaataaaattgggataAAGTATGCACACAACTAATAGGGCAAAAGTGAATACTTAGAAAATATTGCAAAGTAGATTGTGTGCTCACTTCCCCTATATTGATTTCCTAAATGTACTTTTTAAGACAGAATAAGAATCATCTTACCTGCAAATACTCATCATCCTGATTTAGTGATG is drawn from Urocitellus parryii isolate mUroPar1 chromosome 4, mUroPar1.hap1, whole genome shotgun sequence and contains these coding sequences:
- the LOC113176406 gene encoding olfactory receptor 8G5-like, whose protein sequence is MATGNHSTVAEFLLAGLTDKPELQLPLFLLFLGVYVLTVAGNLGMITLIGLSSHLHIPMYYFVSSLSLIDLCHSTVIIPKMLVNFVTEKNIISYPECMTQLYFFLIFAISECYMLAVMAYDRYVAICSPLLYHVIMSYQTCLSLILGVYIIGAVCASAHTGCMIRIHFCKMDVINHYFCDLISILKLSCSSTYINELLILVFSGINILAPSMTILSSYIFIIASILRIRTTEGRAKAFSTCSSHISAVALFFGSAAFMYLQPSAVSSMDQGKVSSVFYTIIVPMLNPLIYSLRNKDVNVALKKMLEKRKFL